From Sulfolobales archaeon, one genomic window encodes:
- a CDS encoding amino acid ABC transporter substrate-binding protein, with product MVRGVSRLIVITAVVVVLVAIASFFGGIQVGRSVAPQAVTQILTVTAPQRVTVTQTVLQTITAPVQIVTTPTPTPTPPIQLPDKIVLGMAVPLSGSQADAGRRGFWGVLAAIKWVNEVYGGVHLYGKAIPLELKYYDDESKKENTIAYTERLITVDKVNFLLSTYSSPLVFAQAPVAEKYKMLLVNWGGAGDEINAQGYKYVVTVWTPASMYLWTALYALKQIDPKATKVAIMYKDDEFNRAAGEGAVRKAQELGYTIVYQKVYPPTINDFTPYITDLARSGADALIVSAHYPDGLLLTKQLADANVNFKLIAINVAPCLQDYYNNLKTLAEGILCPSQWEPTVNYNPDLAKNMGVEWFGPTTDVFMKYFVNVTGNPNILPSYHTGSAAAAVLLLVKAIEVAQSLDPSAVREAFNKLYLMTFFGLFKIDPATGKQLAHEMVLGQWQGGKFVVVWPQSVAIAKLYYPIPTWDEKRAGKLATYS from the coding sequence ATGGTCAGGGGTGTTTCTAGGTTAATTGTTATAACAGCTGTTGTTGTGGTTTTAGTTGCTATAGCCTCATTCTTCGGTGGGATACAGGTTGGGAGATCTGTTGCACCACAAGCAGTAACACAGATCCTCACAGTGACAGCCCCCCAGAGGGTTACAGTAACACAGACAGTACTACAAACAATAACAGCCCCTGTACAGATTGTGACTACTCCAACACCAACTCCTACTCCCCCTATACAGCTTCCAGATAAGATAGTTCTTGGAATGGCTGTACCCCTATCCGGTAGCCAGGCTGATGCTGGCAGAAGGGGTTTCTGGGGTGTTCTAGCTGCTATCAAATGGGTTAATGAGGTGTATGGAGGGGTGCATCTATATGGCAAGGCTATACCGCTTGAGCTGAAATACTACGATGATGAGTCTAAGAAGGAGAACACAATAGCATATACAGAGAGACTCATAACAGTTGACAAGGTGAACTTCCTCCTATCAACATACTCATCACCACTGGTATTTGCACAAGCACCAGTAGCTGAGAAGTATAAGATGCTCCTAGTTAACTGGGGAGGTGCTGGTGATGAGATCAACGCGCAAGGGTATAAATATGTAGTAACGGTGTGGACACCTGCCTCGATGTATCTATGGACGGCTCTCTACGCATTGAAACAGATAGATCCTAAGGCTACTAAAGTGGCTATAATGTATAAAGATGACGAGTTCAATAGAGCCGCTGGTGAGGGGGCTGTTAGGAAGGCCCAGGAGCTTGGCTACACGATTGTATATCAAAAGGTGTATCCACCAACGATCAACGATTTCACACCATATATAACAGATCTCGCCAGAAGTGGTGCAGACGCGCTTATTGTAAGCGCTCACTATCCAGACGGCTTACTCCTAACTAAACAACTAGCAGACGCTAATGTGAACTTTAAGCTCATAGCCATTAATGTAGCCCCATGTCTACAGGACTATTACAACAACCTAAAAACACTAGCAGAGGGCATACTATGCCCCTCCCAGTGGGAGCCAACGGTCAACTATAACCCCGACCTAGCCAAGAACATGGGTGTAGAGTGGTTCGGCCCCACAACAGATGTTTTCATGAAGTACTTCGTAAATGTAACAGGCAACCCCAACATACTCCCAAGTTACCACACAGGGTCGGCTGCAGCAGCAGTACTGCTCCTAGTCAAGGCTATTGAGGTCGCTCAGAGTCTTGATCCATCTGCTGTTAGGGAGGCCTTTAACAAGCTATATCTAATGACCTTCTTCGGGCTATTCAAAATAGATCCAGCTACAGGCAAGCAATTAGCACACGAAATGGTTCTCGGCCAGTGGCAGGGAGGTAAATTCGTAGTAGTATGGCCCCAGAGCGTGGCGATAGCCAAGCTATACTACCCAATACCAACATGGGATGAGAAAAGAGCAGGCAAGCTGGCGACATATTCATAG